A segment of the Candidatus Izimaplasma bacterium HR1 genome:
TATAAGGAACATCCATGCTATATTCTGTTGAAGAGTACCTTGGTAAAACTCCTGAAATGCTCTCATACAACTTTGTTATATCATTTGAATCGTCAAAAGTCCTAAGTTCTCCGGAAGGAACAGTATTACTATTTGTACCTACCAATACAATAACAGCTATTACTGCTATAGGTGCTAAAGCTGTGCTAGTTAAAACACCAATACGTTTTATAAACCCTATATTTAAAGAAACGGATTTAATACGCATTAGTTGATGTTTGGCTCTTAATAAACCATTCAATTTTACCTCTTTAATGATTTTTATAGTCATTAAGGTTATAAACACAGTTACCAGAGTACCAATAACTAGTGCCCAAGGATTATTAATAAAAAAAGTCATAATAATACCTCCTTATACTTTTAGTGCTTTTTTGAATTCTTTAAGATAGCTTCTATTAACTTCCAAATGTTCCCCATTCTTCATTAATAGATCTAGTTTTGAATTTAATGCTGCTTTGATATAATCGATTTTACCAATATTAACTAGACAATATTTGCTAGAACGAATAAAATCCTTTGGATTCAATATTTCTTCAATTTCATATAATTTCATTCGAATAATCAATTTCGATTGTCCAAGAACACCATAAACATCATCTTCTTCTACTATAAAATAATAGAAATTACGACACTCAATCCTTTTTTGTCCAAATTCATTATTACCAGTAATAAATAGCTCCTCACCTTGGACAATTAAATCCAGAAGATTAGATACTTTTGTAATTTCTGCATGATTAAACACTATGTTTAGTTTGTCGTCCTCAACAAGTTCCTTATCGTCAGTGACAACATAACTATACTTAGGTGTTTCGACTAATTTAAGTTTTTCCTTAACTAGTTTATGTTCGCTTTTATTTATTTTGAGTTTGAACATAAAAGGCCCCCCTTTTTATGCTACTTCAAGTTTAGCATTACTTATTCTATTTAAAAATATATGAAAGGTATCATACATATATTTTACACTATATTACACAGTTCGAGCAATTAAACAAAAAAGAGACCTTAAAGATCTCTTAGTTTGTTATATAGTTTTTGAAGTGGAACACCCATCACTGAGTAGTAATCTCCTTCAATTTTCTTAATATACTTAGCTCCATAACCTTGAATACCGTAAGCTCCGGCCTTATCATATGGTTCATCAGTATCTAAATACTCATTTATTTCATCAACTGACATTTCATTGAAATAAACATCAGCATAATCGTAAAATATATCTTTTATGTCCTCCCCAAGAATAGCACATCCTGTTAATACTCTATGTTTTCTACCAGATAAGCTTTTAATCATTATAAATGCATCTGATCTGTCTTTTGGTTTCCCTAGAGGAATACCATCCAATATAACTAGTGTATCAAAACCTAATACAATACTCCCGATACTATTTTTCAATATATCCTCTGCTTTTTGAAAAGCCAAGTCCATAACTATTTCTTCATTTGTTAGACCTTCCTTCAAATCTTCACAAATATTGCTAGCATTTATAGTAAAATCAATACCAAGTAATTTAAGAAGCTCTCTTCTTCTTGGAGACTTACTAGCTAAGATGTAATTATTCTTCAATTGCCTTTTCCTTAACAGGTGGTTTAACAAAGATTAATAAGAAGCTAGCTATCGCCAATGGAATTAATAATAATAAAACTGCTTTATTAGTTCCTAAACGAGATTCTGATTGGTAAAATGCAATTAGGAATGGCGAGAAAATTCCAGCAAAACGTCCGAATACACTGAAGAAGCCAAAGAAATCATTTGCTTTTTCATAAGGAACCATTTTTGCATAGTAGCTTCTACTTACAGATTGAATACCACCCTGAGCTGTACCAATAAGGAATCCAACGATCCACATAAAATATATAGTACTTGCGTCTTGAATTAGATAAACCATGTATACTCCAATGGCATAAATAAGAATACCATAGAAAATCATACGTTTATTACCAAACTTCTTAACTAGGCGACCATATAGTAATGCAGAAGGGAATGCAACTACTTGTACCATTACAACTACTCCAAGCATTGTCATAGCTCCAACACCTAAATCTCCACCTAAGTTCGTAGCTAATCGAATTACCGAGTTAACAACATCAATATATAATAAGTAAGCAATTAAGAATAGTAAGATGTGTTTGTAATTCCACAATTCTCCTAATGTAACTCTCAATCGTTTTAAAGACTCTTTTAGATCATTTTCACCTGACTCTAGTTCGAATGTTTGTTCTACATCTCTTAATAAAGGTAATGAATAATAGATCCACCAAGCAATAGATACTAAGAATGCAAAACTAATTCCTAAACGTTCTAATTGGAATGTATCCAATCCAAGAAATCCTGGTTTAACAAATCCAAATAGCACTAATCCGTAAGGAATTAATCCAACAAAGAACGGAATTAAACTACCGATATACCCCCAAGCAAAACCTGTTGCACTGATTTCATCAAATCGTTCTTCAGTAGTTACATCTACTAAGAATGCATCATATATAACGTTGGTTAAGTTATAACCCATGCTAGTAATAAAGAATATTACTAATAAAGTCAACCATCCATAACCAGGAATAGCAAGCCCAACTCCACCAATCATAGCAACAGCTAAGAATATAATGAAGAATTTTCTTTTATTTCCTTTATAGTTACTCCAAGATCCAATCATTGGACTAATAATAGCAACTACTAAAGCTAAAATTGAAGTCATATATTTGAATATTTGAGTACCACCCGTTACACCTGAAGTACCAATCCATAATCTTGTATATTCAGGATTAAGAATTTCCTCTCCTGCTTCTAAGATGTATTTACTAATTCCAGAGGCAACATGTGGTGCCATATAAATCATTTCGTATAAAATAGGGAAGAAAATTGTTATTACAGTTAAAATAAAAGCAGAATTCGCTATATCATATAGAACCCATGCTCTTTCTTTCTTTGTTAATTTCGGTAATTTAAACATAAAATCGACTCCAATCGTGATTTATTTCTATCTTTTTCCATTATATCATATATCAAGATAATTCCTGTTATCAATTTGAAAATCAAAGTATTAATATGGTAATAACTGTAATATAATATGCTATAATGAAATGGGTGATTAAAGTGAAAACAAACATAGTAGAACACGTTAAAGATAAAAAATTATTTACAGAAACCGAACCAATTGTCGTAGCACTTAGTGGTGGTATTGATTCAATGGTGCTTTTTGATATAATACATCAATTAAACAACAATGTTATAATCGCCCATGTTAATCACAATAAGCGATCTGAATCAATTGTTGAATACAAATATATTGAAACTATGGCAAATGAGATAAACATCCCATTTGAAGGTTATTCTATTGAAGAAACTACTGACAATTTTCATCATGAATCAAGACTCAAAAGATATGAATTTTTTAGAGCTATAGCTCAAAAATATCATTCAACTAAAATTGTCGTGGCACATCATTTAGATGATCAAGTTGAAACAGTGTTAATGCGAATTGTAAGAGGAACTAGTTTTAGCGGATACTCCGGAATCAAAGAAATCAGATACGACCGAAATGTATCAATAATTCGACCTTTAATGGAAATTACAAAAGAGGACATTGTTGAGTATTCAAAAGAAAATAATATCAAGTTTTTCGAGGATTCTTCAAATAGTGAAGATATTTATACAAGAAATAGATTTAGACACAACATTATCCCACTATTAAAAGAGGAGAATCCTAACCTAAACAAAAAGATTATTCAACTAGCTGAGTACATTGATTCAGCCAATGAAGTTCTAGAAGAAAAAACAAAGGAATTCTTAAAGGCATATTCAATGTATAGCAATGTTAGTTTGGTAGATTTTAATAATCTAAATAAAGTGTTAAAGATCAAGGTTATTCAACACATGGTAAACAATACTACAAACAATACAGTGGAAGTTAGTTATGAACAATATAATGCCATCATTGATATTTGCTTATCATCCACTCCAAATCAAACTTATTCTCTTCCAAATACATATTTATTTGTTAAAGAATATGATGTTATCTACATAAAAAAAGAAGTGCCCATTATTCCTATATCTATCGAAGTAACCAAAGAAGGAGAGTACTTTGTAGACGATAATAAAAGTTATATTTTTAGTAACAATAAAATAACACATAATTATAGAAATTATTTTGAATTATGTTATAATGAATTAGTGTTTCCTTTACACATTAGACAAAGAAAAAATGGTGATAAAATGTCACTTAAAATTGGCTCTAAAAAAGTGAAGGATATCTTAATTGATAAAAAAATTCCAAAGTCTGAAAGAGATAGATTATTAGTTCTAACAAACGATGATGTTGTCCTTTGGATACCAGGAGTTAAAAAATCACATCAAGATCAACAAAACCCTAAAAAATTATATATATATGAGGTGGAATAAGATGGATAAAGATATTGAAAGAGTATTAGTGTCTAAAGAAGAAATTGATGAAATAGCTAAAAGATTAGGAGTAATCTTAACCGAAGAATATAAAGACAAATTCCCTATCGTAATAGGTTTATTAAAGGGATGCGTACCATTTATGGCTAGACTGATTACTGAAATAAAATGTCATATTGAACTTGGATTTATGGATGTATCAAGTTATCATGGTGGAATTGAATCTACTGGTGATATCAAAATTAAAAAAGATTTAGACATTCCCGTACAAGATCGTCATGTAATTATTACTGAAGATATCGTTGATACAGGAAGAACAATTAAGGTTATTATGGATTTATTAAAATATCGTGGTGCTAAAAGTGTCAGTGTAGTTACTCTACTAGACAAACCTGCAGGACGTGTTGTAAAATTAGATCCCGAATATATTGGTGTAACCATACCAAAAGAGTTCGTTGTAGGATATGGTTTAGACTTTGATGAAAAATACCGCAACCTACCGTATGTAGGCGTACTTAAAAAAGAGGTATATAGTAAGTAATTCGTAAGGAGTGAATAAGATGGCAGATAATAAGCAAATGAAACCATCACAGAGTAGATTTGGTAATCTCATTGTTATTGCTATAATATTAGTATTTGTTTTTGGAGCATATTTTGTTTTTACAAACAATGAAGAACAACCAGTAGAATATGATTACACAACATTTATTACAAAATTAGAGAATGGTGATATTTCAACAATGATTTCAACCCCACAATCTGGAAATGAAAATGTTGAAGGATATCAAATAACAGGACAATTAAAAGAAGATGGAACTGAATATTTTCTTGATATTCCTAACCAAGACACTTTGAACACATTAATCGTTCTAGCTGATGGTAATGATGTTGAATATGATCATAACCCTGCACCTTCATATGGTATATGGGGAGTAATCTCAATTGTAGGACCATTGCTATTGTTAGTAATTATCGTCGCTATGTTTATGAGAAATAGTGGTGGAAACAACAAAGCATTTGAATTCGGTAAGAACCGTGCCAAATTGCAAAAAGGTAAAACTACTACATTTAATGATGTAGCCGGTGTTGAAGAAGAAAAAGCAGAGTTAGAGGAAATTATCGATTTCCTTAAAGACCCTAAAAGATATATGTCTTTAGGTGCTAGAATTCCAACTGGTGTTCTATTAGTAGGTCCTCCGGGAACTGGTAAAACATTATTAGCAAGAGCAGTTGCTGGTGAAGCTAGTGTACCTTTCTATGCTATTAGTGGTTCTGATTTCGTTGAAATGTTCGTCGGAGTTGGAGCAAGTAGAGTTAGAGACATGTTTAAAAATGCAAAACAAAACTCACCATGTATTGTCTTTATTGATGAGATTGATGCTGTAGGTCGCCAAAGAGGTGCAGGTTTAGGTGGAGGACACGATGAACGTGAACAAACATTAAACCAATTACTAGTAGAAATGGATGGTTTTGGAACTAATAGTGGTATTATCGTTATGGCTGCTACAAACCGCCCTGATGTATTAGATCCTGCATTACTTAGACCTGGTCGTTTTGATAGACAAATCACAATTGGAAGACCAGATATTAAAGGTCGCCAAGCTATTTTAGAGGTTCATGCAAAAAATAAAAAAATTGATCCAAATGTTACTTTCTCAGAAATAGCTAAGAGAACACCTGGATTTACTGGTGCTGACTTAGAAAACCTTCTTAACGAAGCCGCTCTTCTTGCTGCTCGTGAGAAAAAGGAAAACATTAAACTTTATCACATCGATGAAGCTGTAGATCGTGTAATGATGGGACCTGCTAAGAAATCAAGAGTTCTTTCTAAACGCGAAAGAGGTTTCATCGCTCATCACGAAGCCGGACATGCAGTTCTTGGAATCAAATTAGATAACGCGAACATTGTTCACAAAGTTACAATTATACCTCGTGGAGATGCTGGTGGATATGCATTAATGTTACCTGAGGAGGAAGAATCTTTCCTTTCAACAAGAAAAGGATTAGTCGACCGTATTACAGGTTTACTTGGTGGTCGTGTTGCTGAAGAAATCATCTTCAATGAAGTTTCAACAGGGGCTCACAATGACTTCCAAAAAGCTACAGAAATAGCCCGTAGTATGGTAACTGAATATGGTATGAGTTCACTTGGTCCAATTCAATATGAAAAACGCAGCGATAGTGTCTTCTTAGGACGCGACTA
Coding sequences within it:
- a CDS encoding LytTr DNA-binding domain protein, producing the protein MFKLKINKSEHKLVKEKLKLVETPKYSYVVTDDKELVEDDKLNIVFNHAEITKVSNLLDLIVQGEELFITGNNEFGQKRIECRNFYYFIVEEDDVYGVLGQSKLIIRMKLYEIEEILNPKDFIRSSKYCLVNIGKIDYIKAALNSKLDLLMKNGEHLEVNRSYLKEFKKALKV
- the maf gene encoding Septum formation protein Maf; translation: MKNNYILASKSPRRRELLKLLGIDFTINASNICEDLKEGLTNEEIVMDLAFQKAEDILKNSIGSIVLGFDTLVILDGIPLGKPKDRSDAFIMIKSLSGRKHRVLTGCAILGEDIKDIFYDYADVYFNEMSVDEINEYLDTDEPYDKAGAYGIQGYGAKYIKKIEGDYYSVMGVPLQKLYNKLRDL
- a CDS encoding Vacuole effluxer Atg22 like protein encodes the protein MFKLPKLTKKERAWVLYDIANSAFILTVITIFFPILYEMIYMAPHVASGISKYILEAGEEILNPEYTRLWIGTSGVTGGTQIFKYMTSILALVVAIISPMIGSWSNYKGNKRKFFIIFLAVAMIGGVGLAIPGYGWLTLLVIFFITSMGYNLTNVIYDAFLVDVTTEERFDEISATGFAWGYIGSLIPFFVGLIPYGLVLFGFVKPGFLGLDTFQLERLGISFAFLVSIAWWIYYSLPLLRDVEQTFELESGENDLKESLKRLRVTLGELWNYKHILLFLIAYLLYIDVVNSVIRLATNLGGDLGVGAMTMLGVVVMVQVVAFPSALLYGRLVKKFGNKRMIFYGILIYAIGVYMVYLIQDASTIYFMWIVGFLIGTAQGGIQSVSRSYYAKMVPYEKANDFFGFFSVFGRFAGIFSPFLIAFYQSESRLGTNKAVLLLLIPLAIASFLLIFVKPPVKEKAIEE
- the tilS gene encoding tRNA(Ile)-lysidine synthase — protein: MKWVIKVKTNIVEHVKDKKLFTETEPIVVALSGGIDSMVLFDIIHQLNNNVIIAHVNHNKRSESIVEYKYIETMANEINIPFEGYSIEETTDNFHHESRLKRYEFFRAIAQKYHSTKIVVAHHLDDQVETVLMRIVRGTSFSGYSGIKEIRYDRNVSIIRPLMEITKEDIVEYSKENNIKFFEDSSNSEDIYTRNRFRHNIIPLLKEENPNLNKKIIQLAEYIDSANEVLEEKTKEFLKAYSMYSNVSLVDFNNLNKVLKIKVIQHMVNNTTNNTVEVSYEQYNAIIDICLSSTPNQTYSLPNTYLFVKEYDVIYIKKEVPIIPISIEVTKEGEYFVDDNKSYIFSNNKITHNYRNYFELCYNELVFPLHIRQRKNGDKMSLKIGSKKVKDILIDKKIPKSERDRLLVLTNDDVVLWIPGVKKSHQDQQNPKKLYIYEVE
- the hpt gene encoding Hypoxanthine-guanine phosphoribosyltransferase, with amino-acid sequence MDKDIERVLVSKEEIDEIAKRLGVILTEEYKDKFPIVIGLLKGCVPFMARLITEIKCHIELGFMDVSSYHGGIESTGDIKIKKDLDIPVQDRHVIITEDIVDTGRTIKVIMDLLKYRGAKSVSVVTLLDKPAGRVVKLDPEYIGVTIPKEFVVGYGLDFDEKYRNLPYVGVLKKEVYSK
- the ftsH gene encoding ATP-dependent zinc metalloprotease FtsH — protein: MADNKQMKPSQSRFGNLIVIAIILVFVFGAYFVFTNNEEQPVEYDYTTFITKLENGDISTMISTPQSGNENVEGYQITGQLKEDGTEYFLDIPNQDTLNTLIVLADGNDVEYDHNPAPSYGIWGVISIVGPLLLLVIIVAMFMRNSGGNNKAFEFGKNRAKLQKGKTTTFNDVAGVEEEKAELEEIIDFLKDPKRYMSLGARIPTGVLLVGPPGTGKTLLARAVAGEASVPFYAISGSDFVEMFVGVGASRVRDMFKNAKQNSPCIVFIDEIDAVGRQRGAGLGGGHDEREQTLNQLLVEMDGFGTNSGIIVMAATNRPDVLDPALLRPGRFDRQITIGRPDIKGRQAILEVHAKNKKIDPNVTFSEIAKRTPGFTGADLENLLNEAALLAAREKKENIKLYHIDEAVDRVMMGPAKKSRVLSKRERGFIAHHEAGHAVLGIKLDNANIVHKVTIIPRGDAGGYALMLPEEEESFLSTRKGLVDRITGLLGGRVAEEIIFNEVSTGAHNDFQKATEIARSMVTEYGMSSLGPIQYEKRSDSVFLGRDYNSEKAFSDQVALEIDEEVRKIIHECYEIARVVLKEHVVLLKNIAQHLLDIETLTKEDIYEIVDTGKLGWWEKKKAKESKELKPVEPIQIKEIKAKEIKVSH